The Verrucomicrobiia bacterium genome window below encodes:
- a CDS encoding BACON domain-containing protein, with product MKSTFAVFVAALLAIPTITKAQIVIDGSLDAQYGSAIVTQKLGTSTFKNNETNVDASSGSELDAAYGTISNGVLYMFIAGNIDSGGADSSGNPFDKLQIFFMTGPGGDHTLGTNYNGAADFGRLNNLGVNGGPQQNGDPGLTFDTGFAANYWIGVTVGGAGVGPTMYLNREVVCAGCDGEFLGSVLPSNAPPANIFVDGTFGIRAAINNSNTNGVQGDLSGCEVNGAPFNPQNVTKGLELAIPLSAIGNPTGQVSICIFMTDDGFASMYNQVLGPIWDGTPTFCQGSFGSASAVNFSALPGTHTFTFAVPPCNAFLLSPATTNFAVNGGVGTVGVVDQGACSWTASSSQPWLTITGGASGVGNGTITYSVATNTTIDARTASIIVSGQFVTASATITEDGKFLPPLSSIIVDGIAESAYGCPIAVQIQGTGFGNSVGTNLMSNSGGSELDAAYGLVKDGVLFLVFAGNLENNNNKLDIFFSTGAPGQNTLTNVNPNVDFNGLNAMGGATNGSTPGLTFDAGFAASYYINVNGGQVPYHLYGNYAQMWPGGTNNVGVATNGYFLGSTTTTNGTLSGGTNPFLIQATINDTNTNGVDGTSCVTNGAGALQSVAAALVRSGVELAIPLAALGNPTGPIAVCAFINNPGHTFLSNQILGPVGPTTNACQGQSNLGTVGATSTINLTNFPGQHFFLVGPEMAVKSVTVLNNNATVTYQTEANANLLYRVERATGNYSTNNAAWTPLSGFTPGTGGIFTQIDNSVTSKTNVYYRVRQTPNCQ from the coding sequence ATGAAATCTACCTTTGCAGTGTTCGTTGCGGCCTTGTTGGCAATCCCCACCATCACGAAAGCACAGATCGTCATCGATGGCTCATTGGACGCGCAGTACGGATCAGCCATTGTCACCCAGAAGCTCGGCACATCGACTTTCAAGAACAACGAGACGAACGTCGACGCCTCCAGCGGCTCCGAACTCGATGCAGCGTACGGAACGATTTCCAACGGCGTGCTGTACATGTTTATCGCGGGAAACATAGACTCGGGCGGGGCTGATTCAAGTGGCAATCCTTTCGACAAGCTCCAGATCTTTTTCATGACCGGGCCTGGCGGTGATCACACACTGGGGACCAATTACAATGGCGCCGCTGATTTTGGTCGCCTTAACAACCTGGGCGTTAACGGTGGCCCCCAGCAAAACGGTGATCCCGGGTTGACCTTCGATACCGGTTTCGCGGCAAATTACTGGATCGGCGTGACCGTTGGGGGCGCTGGTGTCGGGCCGACAATGTACCTGAATCGTGAAGTGGTTTGCGCCGGATGCGATGGCGAATTCCTCGGCTCGGTTCTTCCAAGCAACGCGCCTCCTGCCAACATTTTCGTGGACGGCACGTTCGGCATTCGGGCCGCCATCAATAACAGCAATACCAATGGCGTCCAAGGGGACCTTTCGGGTTGCGAAGTCAATGGCGCGCCATTTAATCCACAAAACGTCACCAAGGGCCTTGAACTGGCCATCCCGCTCAGTGCCATCGGCAATCCGACCGGACAGGTTTCCATCTGCATATTTATGACAGACGATGGGTTTGCCAGTATGTACAATCAGGTTCTCGGCCCGATCTGGGATGGCACGCCGACGTTCTGCCAGGGTAGCTTCGGCAGTGCAAGTGCGGTCAATTTCAGCGCGCTTCCGGGGACGCATACATTTACGTTTGCGGTTCCGCCGTGTAACGCCTTCTTGCTGAGTCCTGCCACGACTAACTTTGCTGTCAATGGCGGCGTGGGTACCGTGGGTGTCGTCGATCAAGGCGCCTGCTCTTGGACAGCGTCCAGCAGCCAACCGTGGCTCACGATTACAGGCGGTGCGAGCGGTGTGGGCAATGGCACCATTACTTATTCCGTGGCAACCAACACGACGATCGACGCGCGCACGGCGAGCATTATCGTTTCCGGGCAGTTTGTGACGGCGAGCGCGACGATTACTGAAGACGGCAAATTCCTGCCTCCATTGAGCAGCATCATCGTCGATGGTATCGCGGAATCGGCCTATGGATGCCCGATTGCCGTGCAAATCCAGGGCACGGGATTTGGCAATAGTGTCGGCACGAACCTCATGTCGAATAGCGGCGGTTCCGAACTCGATGCGGCGTATGGACTCGTTAAGGACGGCGTGTTGTTCCTGGTATTCGCGGGGAATCTGGAGAACAACAATAACAAGCTGGATATTTTCTTCTCGACCGGTGCACCCGGACAAAACACGCTTACCAATGTTAACCCCAACGTTGATTTTAACGGCCTGAATGCCATGGGCGGGGCAACGAATGGCTCTACGCCCGGTCTGACGTTCGACGCCGGCTTTGCGGCCAGTTACTACATCAACGTGAACGGTGGGCAGGTTCCTTACCATTTGTATGGTAACTATGCCCAGATGTGGCCGGGCGGCACAAACAACGTCGGCGTGGCGACGAATGGGTACTTCCTGGGCTCGACCACCACGACCAATGGCACGCTGTCCGGGGGCACGAATCCATTTCTTATCCAGGCAACCATCAACGATACCAATACGAACGGTGTTGACGGCACTTCCTGCGTTACGAATGGAGCAGGCGCGTTGCAGTCGGTGGCCGCGGCATTGGTCAGGTCTGGTGTTGAACTGGCCATACCTCTTGCGGCTCTCGGAAATCCGACGGGGCCGATCGCTGTTTGCGCGTTCATCAACAATCCGGGTCACACCTTCCTGTCGAACCAGATCCTCGGGCCCGTCGGCCCTACCACGAATGCGTGTCAGGGGCAGAGCAACCTGGGTACTGTTGGCGCCACCAGCACCATCAACCTTACCAACTTCCCCGGGCAGCATTTCTTCCTGGTCGGTCCGGAGATGGCCGTTAAGAGCGTGACGGTTCTCAATAACAACGCGACCGTCACCTATCAAACGGAAGCCAATGCGAACCTGTTGTACCGGGTGGAGCGCGCGACGGGTAACTATTCGACCAACAACGCGGCTTGGACACCGCTCTCGGGCTTTACCCCCGGCACGGGTGGGATTTTCACACAAATCGATAACAGTGTGACTTCCAAGACGAACGTCTACTACCGCGTCCGTCAGACGCCGAACTGCCAGTAA
- a CDS encoding DUF2339 domain-containing protein translates to MDPSIFLLLLLLLLVVVGGPIALFVWLGTKASRADRGVRTLETRVDSLQVEVRTLRDVLRSYEGVSTGSPAAAAPPPKPVTTPFAPLVRVTPLPPPIGQRPPQIVPVNVPETEEATTVPPPIEPPVSQPASSPWEDFAPASERPAASPPAASPPKVSLPSINWEQFMGVKLFAWIGGLALFLGLAFFVKYSFDNNWVSPELRVALGYLIGAGLLVGGLVLTKREYSVLGQTLCATGVLALYANIFASHAYYHLIGVLPAFGLMVLVTAVAFLLAVRLDAQVVAILGLLGGFLTPVLLSTGKDNPLGLFSYLALLDAGLIAVVARKRWNYLVLLAAAGTLLMQIAWTATFFALTKVFIAMGVFLGFEALFLLAFVVTDREDPWVSASTVGMAFAPLAFTLYLLSFGELGAKPWIIFTFVLVADLGLLTLTILRSALAPAHLAAGLAAFFLLSIWTVSYVSGALLNWALGFYLLFAILHTAFPIVLQRLRPGAMPVWWGHLFPLLALVLVMIPVMKLPELGWLVWLCVLALDVVVFALALVTSSVLAIIGALVLTLGATMVWLFKIPAEMSGVPDLLVVIGGFALVFFVVGVFAARRMALKPAGGGVSLPEFPSLPFLSDNVQAQVPALSAILPFLLLIMVVLRMPMTNPSPVFGLAMLLVVLLLGVARWTAAEWLTAISLVCSVALEHAWYEQRFKVDAAVVPLIWYLAFTAVFTIFPFIFRKELENSVVPWAVSALAGPAHFTLVYRLVKAVWPNPMMGLLPAAFALPPLIGLLVLLRIQGPQRLALLAWFGGATLFFITLIFPIQFERQWITIGWALEGTALLWLFHRVPHPGLRLVGVGLLCAAFGRLALNPAVLEYHARSATPILNWFLYAYGLTAICLFVGSRLLAPPRQEVLGGNAQVVLATLGTVLAFLLLNIEIADYFTAPGSHALTFEFSGNFTRDMTYSIAWALYGLVLLVFGIAKKLPVVRYASLALIGVTLLKLFFHDLGQLGQLQRIGAFVGVAVVLLVSSFLYQRFVTAEAKAE, encoded by the coding sequence ATGGATCCGAGTATCTTTCTCTTGCTGTTGCTGCTGCTACTGGTGGTCGTTGGAGGACCCATCGCCCTGTTTGTCTGGCTCGGGACCAAAGCGTCGCGGGCGGACCGCGGCGTGCGCACTCTCGAAACGCGTGTTGACTCCCTCCAAGTTGAGGTGCGCACCTTGCGGGATGTGCTCCGCAGCTATGAGGGCGTCAGTACCGGCTCGCCTGCGGCCGCCGCTCCACCACCGAAACCGGTTACAACGCCATTCGCCCCGCTGGTTCGGGTAACACCGTTGCCGCCGCCCATTGGGCAGCGTCCGCCACAAATCGTGCCGGTAAACGTGCCGGAAACGGAAGAGGCGACGACCGTCCCTCCACCAATTGAACCGCCGGTATCCCAACCTGCGTCATCACCCTGGGAGGATTTTGCTCCGGCCAGCGAGCGGCCCGCGGCATCTCCACCAGCGGCATCTCCACCAAAGGTGAGCTTGCCGTCAATCAACTGGGAACAATTCATGGGGGTGAAGTTGTTCGCGTGGATCGGCGGGTTGGCGCTGTTCCTCGGTCTCGCGTTCTTCGTGAAATATTCCTTCGATAACAATTGGGTGAGCCCGGAACTTCGCGTAGCTCTGGGGTATTTGATTGGGGCGGGCCTTCTGGTCGGCGGCTTGGTTTTGACGAAGCGCGAGTATTCCGTCCTGGGGCAGACCTTGTGTGCGACGGGCGTACTGGCGTTGTACGCAAACATCTTCGCCTCGCACGCCTATTACCATCTTATTGGTGTCCTCCCTGCATTCGGCCTGATGGTATTGGTAACAGCGGTGGCCTTTCTGTTGGCGGTCCGGCTCGATGCGCAGGTGGTGGCGATTCTTGGCTTGCTGGGTGGGTTCCTGACCCCGGTCCTGCTCTCGACCGGCAAGGACAACCCGCTCGGCCTTTTCAGTTATCTCGCGCTGCTCGACGCCGGCCTCATCGCCGTGGTCGCGCGCAAACGCTGGAACTATCTTGTCCTGCTCGCCGCGGCGGGCACGCTCTTGATGCAGATTGCGTGGACGGCCACGTTCTTTGCGCTGACAAAAGTGTTCATTGCCATGGGTGTCTTCCTGGGATTTGAGGCGCTCTTCCTGCTGGCGTTCGTGGTGACCGACCGTGAGGATCCATGGGTCAGCGCCTCGACCGTCGGCATGGCATTCGCACCGCTGGCGTTCACGCTGTATCTGCTGTCGTTTGGCGAGCTTGGCGCCAAGCCGTGGATTATCTTTACCTTCGTGCTCGTGGCGGATCTCGGGTTGCTGACGCTGACCATTCTGCGTAGCGCGCTGGCGCCCGCGCATCTGGCGGCAGGCCTCGCCGCGTTCTTTCTGCTGTCGATCTGGACGGTCAGCTACGTGTCGGGCGCGTTGCTGAACTGGGCGCTCGGGTTCTACCTGCTCTTTGCCATCCTGCACACCGCTTTCCCAATCGTTCTGCAACGTCTGCGGCCCGGTGCCATGCCGGTGTGGTGGGGCCATTTGTTCCCGTTGCTGGCGTTGGTGCTCGTCATGATCCCCGTAATGAAACTGCCCGAACTGGGTTGGCTGGTTTGGTTGTGCGTCCTGGCGCTGGATGTCGTCGTGTTCGCGCTGGCGCTCGTGACGTCGTCGGTGTTGGCGATCATCGGAGCGTTGGTGCTGACGCTCGGGGCGACAATGGTATGGCTGTTCAAGATACCGGCCGAAATGAGCGGAGTGCCGGACCTGCTGGTCGTGATCGGCGGATTTGCGTTGGTGTTCTTCGTGGTCGGGGTCTTTGCGGCTCGACGGATGGCGCTCAAACCGGCGGGAGGCGGGGTGAGCCTGCCAGAGTTCCCGTCGCTCCCATTCCTATCGGATAATGTGCAGGCGCAGGTCCCGGCGCTCTCTGCGATTCTGCCGTTTCTGCTGCTGATTATGGTGGTATTGCGGATGCCGATGACGAATCCGTCTCCGGTGTTCGGATTGGCGATGCTGTTGGTAGTGTTGCTCCTCGGCGTGGCGCGGTGGACGGCGGCGGAATGGCTGACGGCGATCAGCCTCGTGTGCAGCGTCGCGCTGGAACATGCGTGGTATGAACAACGGTTTAAGGTGGATGCCGCCGTGGTGCCGCTGATTTGGTATCTGGCGTTCACGGCCGTGTTCACCATTTTCCCGTTCATTTTTCGGAAAGAATTGGAGAACTCTGTCGTGCCGTGGGCGGTGTCGGCGCTGGCCGGGCCGGCGCATTTCACGTTGGTATACCGGCTCGTGAAAGCGGTCTGGCCGAACCCGATGATGGGATTGTTGCCGGCGGCATTCGCCCTGCCGCCGTTGATCGGGTTGCTGGTGCTCTTGCGCATTCAGGGGCCGCAACGCCTGGCGCTGCTGGCGTGGTTCGGCGGGGCCACGCTGTTTTTCATCACGCTGATTTTTCCAATCCAGTTCGAGCGCCAATGGATCACCATCGGCTGGGCGCTGGAAGGGACGGCGTTGCTTTGGCTCTTCCATCGGGTGCCGCATCCCGGGCTGCGGTTGGTGGGCGTGGGATTGTTGTGCGCGGCGTTTGGGCGATTGGCATTGAACCCCGCGGTGCTGGAGTACCACGCGCGTAGCGCGACACCAATCCTGAACTGGTTCCTCTACGCCTATGGGCTCACGGCAATCTGCCTGTTCGTAGGCTCGCGGTTGCTCGCGCCGCCACGGCAGGAGGTGCTGGGTGGCAATGCCCAGGTGGTTCTGGCGACGTTGGGTACCGTGTTGGCGTTTCTGCTGTTGAACATCGAAATCGCCGACTACTTCACGGCTCCCGGCTCTCATGCGCTGACATTCGAATTTTCCGGCAACTTCACCCGCGACATGACCTACTCGATTGCCTGGGCACTGTATGGATTGGTCCTGCTTGTCTTCGGCATCGCGAAGAAACTGCCGGTGGTGCGGTACGCCAGCCTGGCGTTGATCGGTGTCACCTTGCTAAAACTCTTCTTTCATGACCTCGGTCAGTTGGGCCAATTGCAACGCATCGGCGCGTTTGTCGGCGTGGCGGTGGTCCTGCTGGTCTCGTCGTTCTTGTATCAACGATTCGTGACGGCAGAAGCGAAGGCTGAATGA
- a CDS encoding DUF3999 family protein, with translation MRPLLIYFLTTLTVLGELPADWKNAQQFDVARTGLIKLSLPAETVDAARPGLEDLRIFDSAGREVPYLIERPVRSTAPVFSPKKFSVSLSGQATVITLETGSAQTLDALVLESPAFGFIKAVTVEGSNDQHTWRPLASGQPIFRQPNGANQLRVEFPEGTWPFLRVTVDDRRAEAIPFTGAKLHAVTAGAAPSESLPVTIMDRTESDGQTRLTLDLGAAHLTLASLHFETTEPLFTRSVTLAARQVAENAITERVSGHDTVYRVDIEGFKRAERLDLPLDLPVEGRELLVLIDNADSQPLQISTVRATRRPVFAVFLAQQTGRYQLVTGNPHCAAPRYDLTGLRGTLATAPSIPIASLSLSALAANPSYHPTESLPEIQDLGTALDTAEWGYRKAVKLTRVGVQQLDLDLDVLARADATFQDLRLLRDGKQRPYILERTSISRKLVPEVSSANDPKRPTVSRWMIKLPHTDLPIARLTAESTSTLFRRQVTLTEQPADERGEKYDRQLGQATWVRTPPATKTPLELIVNVRPSTDILILETDNGDNPPIALANIQLFYPVTRVLFKAPAEPSTYLYYGNRDAAFPQYDLDLIAPRLLAEEKSVASLSAEEPLKKSSAGELFQISGTKNIIFWVALSVVVLVLLVVIARLLPKPPPAN, from the coding sequence ATGAGACCGCTCCTCATCTATTTCCTGACCACACTCACGGTTCTCGGCGAGTTGCCGGCCGATTGGAAGAACGCGCAACAATTCGACGTAGCGCGCACCGGATTGATCAAATTAAGTCTACCGGCCGAAACCGTTGACGCAGCGCGGCCAGGGCTGGAGGACTTGCGCATTTTCGACAGCGCGGGCCGGGAGGTGCCATACCTCATCGAACGCCCGGTTCGGAGCACGGCACCGGTATTCAGCCCCAAGAAATTCAGTGTCAGCCTCAGCGGACAGGCTACGGTCATCACGCTGGAGACCGGTTCGGCGCAGACGCTCGATGCCCTGGTTCTCGAATCTCCCGCCTTTGGGTTCATCAAAGCGGTGACGGTGGAAGGCTCGAACGATCAGCACACGTGGCGGCCGCTGGCCAGCGGACAGCCGATTTTTCGGCAACCGAATGGCGCCAACCAGTTGCGGGTGGAGTTTCCGGAAGGTACGTGGCCCTTCCTGCGCGTGACGGTGGACGATCGCCGGGCGGAAGCCATTCCGTTCACGGGAGCAAAGCTGCACGCCGTGACCGCGGGGGCCGCGCCCAGTGAATCCCTGCCCGTCACGATCATGGATCGGACCGAAAGCGATGGCCAGACGCGGTTGACGCTGGATCTTGGCGCGGCACATCTCACCCTGGCATCGTTGCACTTTGAGACGACTGAGCCGTTGTTCACGCGTTCCGTCACCCTGGCGGCGCGGCAAGTGGCGGAGAACGCCATCACCGAGCGCGTGTCGGGGCATGACACGGTTTACCGGGTGGACATCGAAGGTTTCAAACGCGCGGAGCGACTGGACTTACCGCTCGATTTGCCGGTCGAAGGGCGCGAGTTGTTGGTACTGATCGATAATGCCGACAGCCAGCCGTTGCAGATCTCCACGGTGCGGGCGACACGGCGACCGGTGTTCGCGGTATTCCTGGCGCAACAAACTGGCCGTTATCAGTTGGTCACCGGCAATCCGCATTGCGCCGCACCGCGGTATGATCTGACCGGACTGCGCGGGACACTCGCCACCGCACCGAGTATTCCGATTGCATCGTTATCGCTCAGTGCTCTGGCGGCCAACCCGTCGTACCACCCGACCGAATCACTCCCGGAGATTCAGGATTTGGGAACCGCGCTGGACACGGCAGAGTGGGGATATCGCAAGGCGGTCAAATTGACACGCGTGGGTGTCCAGCAACTGGATTTGGACCTGGATGTGTTGGCGCGCGCCGACGCAACGTTTCAAGACCTCCGATTACTGCGGGATGGCAAACAGCGGCCGTATATTCTGGAGCGCACTTCCATTTCACGCAAGCTGGTGCCGGAAGTGTCGTCGGCGAATGATCCGAAACGTCCCACGGTCAGCCGTTGGATGATCAAGCTGCCGCACACGGACCTGCCGATCGCGCGGTTGACGGCCGAATCAACGAGCACGCTGTTCCGTCGCCAGGTCACCCTCACCGAGCAGCCGGCAGACGAGCGTGGGGAGAAATACGACCGTCAACTCGGCCAGGCGACGTGGGTGCGCACACCACCGGCGACAAAAACGCCGCTGGAACTGATCGTGAACGTTCGGCCGTCGACAGACATCTTGATTTTGGAAACAGACAATGGGGACAACCCGCCGATTGCCCTCGCCAACATCCAGCTTTTCTATCCGGTGACGCGGGTGTTGTTCAAGGCGCCGGCGGAGCCGTCAACGTACCTGTACTACGGCAATCGCGACGCAGCCTTCCCACAGTACGATCTCGACCTGATTGCGCCGCGATTGCTGGCGGAAGAGAAGTCGGTCGCTTCACTGTCGGCAGAAGAACCCCTGAAGAAATCGTCCGCGGGCGAGCTTTTCCAGATTTCCGGCACGAAGAACATTATCTTTTGGGTGGCGCTCAGCGTGGTGGTGCTGGTGTTACTCGTTGTGATTGCCAGGCTTCTACCGAAACCACCCCCCGCCAACTGA
- a CDS encoding HupE/UreJ family protein: MDATTPIRKHHGAGARLAVPLLLLVWLAAAVPVFAHDPGLSAADLNFDGGTLRAHVTFSRKDVDPAAKPTVLEVRVNGRIVPPLQAQIETDDSNAVHFYLTFPVTPGMPLEIRATDFDRLARGHRQYFTLHDAGGKLLAEKILDSQHNSVVVTLTANPEQFTFRKFLLLGVEHILTGYDHLLFLFGLLLIGGSFRTAAKIITSFTVAHSITLALATFNIVSLPSAIVEPMIAASIVYVGIENIWHHNLDKRWLLTFGFGLVHGLGFATVLRDLGIGLHGTHAVIPLLSFNLGVELGQISIAAIVLPMIWSLRQRPVFVARWVPACSVVIALLGSYWFIQRTLF, from the coding sequence ATGGACGCAACCACACCCATCCGTAAACATCACGGCGCAGGGGCACGGCTTGCCGTGCCCCTGTTGCTCCTCGTGTGGCTGGCAGCGGCTGTGCCCGTCTTCGCACACGACCCGGGCCTCAGTGCCGCCGACCTGAATTTTGACGGTGGCACGCTTCGCGCCCACGTCACTTTTTCACGTAAAGATGTTGATCCCGCCGCCAAGCCCACTGTGCTTGAAGTTCGCGTCAATGGGCGGATCGTCCCTCCGCTGCAGGCGCAAATTGAGACCGACGACAGCAACGCCGTTCACTTCTATCTGACTTTTCCAGTCACGCCTGGGATGCCATTGGAGATTCGTGCAACGGATTTCGACAGACTCGCGCGGGGCCACCGCCAGTATTTCACCCTCCACGACGCCGGGGGAAAACTACTTGCGGAAAAAATATTGGATAGCCAGCACAACTCGGTTGTCGTCACTCTGACAGCCAACCCGGAACAGTTTACCTTTCGCAAATTCCTGCTCCTCGGGGTCGAACACATCCTGACCGGCTACGATCACCTGCTTTTCCTGTTCGGACTTCTCCTGATCGGTGGCAGCTTTCGCACCGCCGCCAAAATAATCACCTCATTCACCGTGGCCCACTCCATCACGCTGGCATTGGCGACATTCAACATCGTTTCCTTGCCGTCCGCGATCGTGGAACCGATGATCGCGGCTTCCATCGTCTACGTGGGCATCGAAAATATCTGGCACCACAATCTTGATAAGCGCTGGTTGCTCACCTTCGGCTTTGGGTTGGTTCACGGCCTTGGGTTCGCCACTGTGCTCCGCGACCTGGGCATCGGTCTGCATGGCACGCACGCGGTCATTCCATTGCTCTCGTTCAACCTTGGCGTCGAACTCGGACAAATCTCTATTGCCGCGATTGTTCTGCCGATGATTTGGAGTTTGCGACAACGGCCGGTATTCGTCGCTCGTTGGGTGCCTGCGTGTTCGGTGGTGATTGCGCTGTTGGGAAGCTACTGGTTCATCCAAAGAACACTGTTTTAA
- a CDS encoding DUF4331 domain-containing protein, protein MRKLTNKLHVGAAIVSLALASSPVFASSHMDAPLIVLDPPANTTDVYAFVDQDDTNSPKHLVVALGVYPFEEPGIGPNKYNFDDNVLYQIHVALGSDVAAGRATVSYQFRFNTTFKNTATILQSYLGVIQHVGDANQNLVQTYTVTKVDHRIKGKQGITVLGTGIVPPNNEGIATPYYNQGDDGNNPAKEGVTNSASLDRYTAEAVTNLSGGYVAFAGQRDDGFYSDVLSIFDILNLRNPGKDAQGGFNIHLMALEIPVSELGGDQQVVGVYATTSRQSIRILSNNPTKKEDKLAGNWVQVARQGNPLFNEGLVALADKDLYSRTSPSDDATLFKKYALTPELAGLINAILLGGTDPVITTGRTDIAGIFIPDLIKVDLSTPAARLTTTGGNDESTGFSRLGVFGGDVLKSNIQDPFGNGGFIPGGWPNGRRFGDDPVDITIDALLSDLKVTPPVVNTFPPGDGVISNDVTYSSVFPYESTPHNGRNHTHP, encoded by the coding sequence ATGAGAAAACTCACTAACAAACTGCACGTGGGAGCCGCGATCGTATCGCTGGCACTGGCGAGCAGTCCGGTATTTGCCTCCAGCCATATGGACGCGCCCTTGATCGTGCTCGATCCACCGGCCAATACAACCGACGTGTACGCGTTCGTGGATCAGGACGACACGAATAGCCCGAAGCATCTCGTCGTTGCGCTGGGAGTATACCCGTTTGAAGAGCCCGGCATCGGGCCGAACAAGTACAACTTCGATGACAATGTGTTGTATCAGATTCACGTCGCGCTCGGTAGCGACGTCGCGGCGGGCCGCGCGACTGTCAGCTATCAGTTCCGGTTCAACACAACTTTCAAGAATACAGCCACGATTCTGCAGTCCTATCTGGGTGTTATTCAACACGTCGGTGACGCGAATCAAAATCTGGTTCAGACCTATACGGTCACGAAAGTGGATCACCGCATCAAGGGCAAGCAAGGCATCACCGTTCTCGGGACAGGCATCGTTCCGCCCAACAACGAGGGCATTGCCACGCCATATTACAACCAGGGCGATGACGGAAATAATCCGGCCAAAGAAGGTGTGACGAATTCGGCCAGCCTGGATCGATACACAGCCGAGGCGGTCACCAATCTCAGTGGCGGGTATGTTGCTTTCGCGGGCCAGAGGGACGATGGATTCTATTCGGATGTTCTGTCGATCTTTGACATTTTGAACCTCCGTAACCCCGGCAAGGACGCGCAAGGCGGATTCAACATTCACCTCATGGCGCTGGAGATTCCAGTGAGCGAATTGGGTGGCGACCAGCAAGTGGTCGGGGTCTATGCCACAACCAGCCGCCAAAGCATCCGGATCCTCAGCAACAACCCGACCAAGAAAGAGGACAAACTTGCCGGCAACTGGGTGCAGGTCGCGCGGCAGGGCAATCCGCTATTCAATGAAGGGCTCGTTGCCCTCGCGGACAAGGACCTTTACAGCCGCACCAGCCCGAGCGACGATGCGACTTTGTTCAAAAAGTACGCGCTCACGCCGGAACTGGCAGGGTTGATCAACGCGATCCTGCTCGGCGGCACCGATCCGGTGATCACGACCGGCCGAACCGATATCGCCGGGATTTTCATCCCTGATCTCATCAAGGTCGATCTTTCAACGCCGGCGGCGCGGTTGACAACCACGGGAGGCAACGACGAGTCCACTGGCTTCTCGCGGTTGGGCGTTTTCGGCGGGGACGTCCTGAAGAGTAATATTCAGGATCCGTTCGGCAACGGCGGCTTCATTCCCGGAGGCTGGCCCAACGGCCGTCGTTTCGGAGATGATCCTGTCGACATCACCATCGACGCGCTGTTGAGCGACCTGAAGGTCACGCCGCCGGTCGTCAACACGTTCCCACCCGGCGATGGCGTGATCTCGAATGACGTGACCTACAGCAGCGTGTTCCCGTACGAGAGCACACCGCACAATGGACGCAACCACACCCATCCGTAA